The following are encoded together in the Acinetobacter radioresistens DSM 6976 = NBRC 102413 = CIP 103788 genome:
- a CDS encoding GIY-YIG nuclease family protein, translating to MADFSDDELLSELGIDLAPVKSVTYTAKEERLISGFEEIIHFYEEHKRVPSNSIDTDIFERIYAVRLGQLKQSDEAKKLLAAFDHLNLLSDSDNEEADLASLEDDDLLAELGIELEDEENIFVLQNVRTQKEREANELTATRKVCEDFEIFKELFEQIAKELELGLRITKPFGKDASIELHDWFILDGQIVYVSEIGEYFKAPNGENDARLRVIYSNGTESDLLMRSLKKALNNDKASRRILVANNVGPLFSSFKSNDHSNELEIKSGTIYILRSLSDNPFIKKHKDIIHKIGVTTGKVNKRITDAKNDATYLLADVELVAAYGLPENVVPHKLEKLIHKVFQAAQLGISIDDRFGIPVQPKEWFLVPIDVINEVIEHIKNGTIENVIYDPEQSKLVGNQ from the coding sequence ATGGCTGATTTTTCTGATGACGAGTTATTGTCAGAGTTGGGAATTGATCTAGCACCAGTTAAATCAGTGACCTATACAGCTAAAGAAGAACGTTTAATCTCTGGCTTTGAAGAAATCATTCATTTCTATGAAGAGCATAAAAGAGTTCCATCAAACTCTATTGATACAGATATTTTTGAACGTATCTACGCTGTGAGATTAGGTCAGCTAAAGCAATCGGATGAAGCAAAGAAGCTTTTAGCAGCTTTTGATCATCTTAATTTATTATCTGACTCTGATAATGAAGAGGCCGATTTAGCTAGTTTAGAAGATGATGATTTGCTTGCTGAACTAGGGATTGAACTGGAAGATGAAGAAAATATTTTTGTCTTACAGAATGTAAGAACGCAAAAAGAACGTGAAGCTAATGAATTAACCGCTACAAGAAAAGTATGTGAAGACTTTGAAATATTTAAAGAACTATTTGAGCAAATAGCTAAGGAGCTTGAGTTAGGACTTCGAATCACTAAGCCTTTTGGAAAAGATGCTAGTATTGAATTGCATGATTGGTTCATTCTAGATGGTCAAATAGTATATGTATCTGAAATAGGCGAATATTTTAAAGCTCCGAATGGTGAAAATGATGCTCGTCTAAGGGTGATTTATTCCAATGGAACGGAAAGTGATTTATTGATGCGTTCTCTTAAAAAGGCATTAAATAACGATAAAGCAAGTCGTCGAATTTTAGTTGCAAACAATGTAGGGCCTCTATTTTCTTCATTTAAGTCTAATGATCACTCAAATGAACTTGAGATAAAAAGTGGCACAATCTATATTTTACGTAGTTTGTCAGACAATCCCTTTATTAAGAAACACAAAGATATTATTCATAAAATTGGCGTGACTACGGGGAAAGTGAATAAGCGAATTACTGATGCTAAGAATGATGCAACTTATTTACTTGCGGATGTGGAGCTTGTTGCTGCCTATGGATTGCCTGAAAATGTAGTGCCTCATAAGCTAGAAAAGCTTATACATAAAGTTTTCCAGGCTGCTCAGCTAGGTATCAGTATTGACGATAGATTTGGTATTCCCGTTCAACCTAAAGAATGGTTCTTAGTTCCAATTGATGTAATCAATGAGGTGATCGAACATATCAAAAATGGAACGATTGAAAACGTCATTTATGATCCAGAGCAATCTAAGCTAGTGGGTAATCAGTGA
- a CDS encoding PspC domain-containing protein encodes MQFVINNPYRILGLTANASSREVAKRVADLETFAEFGKPKKYSLDLTEIAPLTRTVDTIQQAAKDIENDTDKLVYAFFWFAKVDSVDELAIECIENNQVQKAFEIWDQQISKNENDAKFSWRLNRAVISLFWCQGSNFDTDNFESALKDLGYLTDDHFQDVQGFIFGESNLKIDIEQINKKIIDEILKFISNLEEQPYGAYGIGLLHEFWTFSTSAQDYVQTKLFALCINQIETAIQKSQQLRDTENSSFINQYNGLKEVEDLIYEIDEFSENYKIQNILNEYVEEVRKCSLYANNKLDNRDLAYDLITWAEQLPSYGQVAEEVKVNKEQLIDLIENDKFSKNYSSIAEYMERDINSIEDARKILNIFKQELKQIDIHDDMYYKVSSYCVTKILNFLIDEFNDAHNRLENHQDIAYFLSVAKPVCSLMEIMRTFELVPEVEDRVERNYKNIKEQIEEFENIINKFVKTQNNHQYEPSSYQEPGFYKSDKDIVFSGALGGLAELWGWNAGFLRILFVVVSVFTSIWPGVIAYIVLNMIMPKRN; translated from the coding sequence TTGCAGTTCGTAATTAATAATCCTTACCGTATTTTGGGGCTTACTGCAAATGCTTCATCAAGAGAAGTAGCAAAAAGAGTAGCTGATTTAGAAACATTTGCTGAGTTTGGTAAGCCAAAAAAATATTCCCTTGATCTAACTGAAATAGCACCTCTTACAAGAACAGTAGATACGATTCAGCAAGCTGCGAAAGATATAGAAAATGATACTGACAAATTGGTATACGCTTTCTTCTGGTTTGCAAAAGTTGATAGTGTTGATGAATTAGCAATTGAATGTATTGAAAACAATCAAGTTCAAAAAGCTTTCGAAATATGGGATCAGCAAATTAGTAAAAATGAAAATGATGCTAAATTTTCATGGCGACTTAATCGAGCTGTTATTTCATTATTTTGGTGCCAAGGTTCAAATTTTGATACTGACAATTTTGAATCAGCGTTGAAAGATTTAGGATATTTAACAGATGACCATTTTCAGGATGTTCAAGGATTTATATTTGGGGAAAGTAATTTAAAAATTGATATAGAACAAATAAATAAAAAAATTATAGATGAGATTCTTAAATTCATAAGTAATTTAGAAGAGCAACCTTATGGTGCATATGGTATTGGCCTATTACATGAGTTTTGGACATTTTCAACAAGTGCACAAGACTATGTACAGACAAAGTTATTTGCACTTTGTATTAATCAGATAGAAACTGCGATCCAAAAGAGTCAGCAGTTGAGGGATACTGAAAATTCAAGTTTTATAAATCAATATAATGGTTTGAAAGAAGTTGAAGACCTGATTTATGAAATAGATGAATTTTCGGAAAATTATAAAATACAAAATATTCTTAATGAGTATGTAGAAGAGGTTAGAAAGTGTTCCCTATATGCAAATAATAAGCTAGATAATCGTGATTTAGCCTATGATTTAATTACATGGGCAGAACAATTACCATCTTATGGACAGGTTGCTGAAGAGGTAAAGGTAAATAAAGAACAACTAATAGATTTAATTGAAAATGATAAATTTTCAAAAAACTACTCATCTATCGCTGAGTATATGGAAAGAGACATTAATTCAATCGAAGATGCTAGAAAAATTTTAAATATCTTTAAACAAGAATTAAAACAGATAGATATACATGATGACATGTATTACAAAGTATCTTCTTATTGTGTGACGAAAATTTTGAACTTTTTAATTGATGAATTTAATGATGCACATAATAGATTGGAAAACCACCAAGATATAGCATATTTCCTGAGTGTGGCTAAGCCTGTATGTAGCTTAATGGAAATAATGAGAACGTTCGAACTTGTGCCTGAGGTGGAGGATCGAGTTGAACGGAATTATAAAAATATTAAAGAACAGATTGAAGAGTTTGAAAATATTATTAATAAATTCGTGAAAACCCAAAATAATCATCAATATGAACCATCATCCTATCAAGAGCCTGGGTTTTATAAGTCAGATAAAGATATTGTATTTAGTGGGGCACTAGGTGGTTTAGCTGAACTTTGGGGATGGAATGCTGGTTTTCTAAGAATTTTGTTTGTTGTAGTTAGCGTATTTACATCTATTTGGCCAGGTGTAATTGCATATATCGTACTTAATATGATCATGCCTAAAAGAAATTAA
- a CDS encoding DEAD/DEAH box helicase, which yields MTTSENPTNQRTVPAVSIKTACTGASNKANELGMRPMQERAYDKRGEQYLLIKSPPASGKSRALMFIALDKLANQGIQQALIVVPERSIGSSFADEELTKHGFWADWKVQPHWNLCNAPNADDEKVAKSKVKAVAEFLAGEDKVLVCTHATFRFAVEELGVDAFDNRLIAIDEFHHVSSNPDNKLGAQLSQFMERDKAHIVAMTGSYFRGDSEAVLSPTDENKFETVTYTYYEQLNGYTYLKALDIGYFFYTGKYTDAVMKVLDPTLKTIIHIPNVNSRESTKIGKHLEVEHIMDAMGTWKGVDEETGFHLIEFTTEMGNKRILKVADLVDDSDAAKRSKVLTALKDPTQRFNRDHVDIIIALGMAKEGFDWIWCEHALTIGYRSSLTEIVQIIGRATRDAEGKHRAKFTNLIAEPDASEKLVVEAVNDMLKAIAASLLMEQVLAPRFEFTPKDQGALDGFDYGEDGYQKGKTNVGINGKTGQVHVEIKGLKKPESEEANRICKEDLNEIITAFVQNKSAIERGLFDQENIVPEELTQLALGKIVQEKYPELEPEDQEAVRQHAIAAFNLIQQAKKELEQAQQTLGGTTAGPGGAGNPDDKPESNIAFIQGVKRFMNVRDLDIDLIDHINPFESAYAVLSKAMDEAILRQVQAHISAKRINLSPEEAKELAIRAVQFKKERGRLPDINSQDAWEKRMAEGVAAFARFKAQEKAKASS from the coding sequence ATGACAACTTCAGAAAATCCAACCAATCAACGAACTGTCCCTGCTGTTTCTATTAAAACGGCTTGTACAGGAGCATCAAATAAAGCCAATGAACTCGGCATGCGTCCAATGCAGGAACGTGCTTATGATAAACGTGGTGAACAATACCTACTAATTAAATCACCACCAGCGTCAGGTAAATCACGTGCATTAATGTTTATTGCTTTAGATAAATTAGCCAATCAAGGGATTCAGCAAGCACTTATTGTGGTGCCTGAACGTTCTATCGGCAGCAGCTTTGCAGACGAAGAATTAACAAAGCATGGTTTCTGGGCAGACTGGAAAGTACAACCGCATTGGAACCTATGTAATGCACCCAATGCTGATGATGAAAAAGTTGCAAAGTCTAAAGTAAAAGCAGTAGCTGAATTCTTAGCGGGTGAAGACAAAGTATTAGTGTGCACGCATGCAACCTTCCGTTTTGCTGTTGAAGAGCTTGGTGTGGATGCATTTGATAATCGGCTGATTGCGATTGATGAATTCCATCATGTGAGTAGTAATCCAGACAATAAATTGGGTGCACAACTCAGCCAGTTTATGGAACGAGACAAAGCGCATATCGTAGCGATGACGGGCTCATACTTCCGTGGGGATTCTGAAGCAGTTTTATCACCAACGGATGAGAATAAGTTCGAGACTGTTACTTATACTTATTACGAACAGCTGAATGGCTATACCTATTTAAAAGCATTAGATATTGGATATTTTTTCTATACAGGGAAATACACTGATGCTGTTATGAAAGTCTTAGATCCTACGCTTAAGACCATTATTCATATTCCCAATGTGAATTCTCGTGAAAGTACTAAAATTGGGAAGCACCTCGAAGTTGAACACATTATGGATGCAATGGGGACTTGGAAAGGGGTAGATGAAGAAACAGGTTTCCATTTAATTGAATTCACGACAGAGATGGGCAATAAGCGCATTTTAAAAGTTGCTGACCTTGTGGATGATAGTGATGCTGCAAAACGCTCTAAAGTACTGACAGCACTGAAAGATCCCACACAACGATTTAACCGTGATCATGTTGATATCATCATTGCATTAGGTATGGCCAAAGAGGGCTTTGACTGGATTTGGTGTGAGCATGCCTTAACTATTGGTTATCGTAGTAGCTTAACCGAGATCGTTCAGATTATTGGTCGTGCAACTCGAGATGCTGAAGGTAAGCACCGTGCGAAATTTACCAACTTAATTGCTGAACCAGACGCTTCTGAAAAACTCGTTGTGGAAGCTGTCAATGATATGCTGAAAGCCATTGCTGCCAGCCTGTTGATGGAGCAAGTATTAGCCCCTCGCTTTGAATTTACACCTAAAGATCAGGGTGCATTAGATGGCTTTGATTATGGTGAAGATGGTTATCAGAAAGGTAAAACAAACGTTGGTATTAATGGTAAGACAGGACAAGTCCATGTCGAGATCAAGGGTTTAAAAAAACCAGAATCTGAAGAAGCCAATCGTATTTGCAAAGAAGACTTAAACGAAATTATTACGGCTTTTGTTCAAAATAAATCTGCTATTGAACGTGGTCTCTTTGACCAAGAAAATATCGTACCTGAAGAATTAACGCAGTTAGCACTGGGCAAAATTGTTCAGGAAAAATATCCAGAATTAGAGCCTGAAGATCAAGAAGCAGTAAGACAGCATGCAATTGCAGCATTCAACTTGATTCAACAAGCGAAAAAAGAACTTGAACAAGCTCAACAAACGCTTGGAGGTACAACAGCTGGCCCTGGCGGAGCTGGAAATCCAGATGATAAACCTGAATCTAATATAGCGTTTATTCAGGGTGTTAAACGCTTTATGAATGTACGTGATTTGGATATTGATTTGATTGATCACATTAATCCATTTGAATCAGCTTATGCCGTACTTTCTAAAGCCATGGATGAAGCGATCTTAAGACAAGTCCAAGCGCATATTTCAGCTAAACGTATCAACCTAAGCCCTGAAGAGGCAAAAGAATTGGCAATCCGAGCTGTGCAGTTTAAAAAAGAGCGAGGCCGTTTGCCTGATATTAACTCTCAAGATGCTTGGGAAAAACGTATGGCTGAAGGTGTTGCAGCCTTTGCTCGATTCAAGGCACAAGAAAAAGCAAAAGCTAGTTCTTAA
- a CDS encoding AAA family ATPase: MKRVGTFPKKSVIQDQYQVQIYLGEHDCCEVYRVVDLNSHELKLMKVIQNNFLANIDIDLLKENLYQASLFVHPNLMIQSELKNFISDGVKYYYFLNDYLKGESLENLAERKLKLTVTESLDILLPILEALEYLGHHKKIHKFIDPSYIYLDYSSEKKQSFLCLVKVNQFFDGSKKSIALAYQSSANNIKECDAEGDLFAWMVVLYKCITGVHPWNYDIDWEEQTANIIKKRIVIHRMSYPSTPLSFYKKIYEKADDIFGCILDGDQIKAKLSINALKSNLLTVFDSSWNDWDSKAHKNLTLEKNSKKSNENNTSRKGLEKVAGMSDLKKQLDVDVIQSLRQIEKYQKYGIEPLNGILLYGPPGCGKTFIARCLAEEIGYSYFEIKPSDLASVYIHGTQEKIAKLFKEAEQEKPSLIFIDEIDAVLPNRNEGNLNHHHLSEVNEFLAQISNCNEKGIIIIGATNRPKAIDSAMLRTGRLEKHIYIGFPDFNARLDMLKQYIENRPFSEDLDLFNVAILTVGYTSSDLKYIVNETAKMALKKDSKITDEFFKEVIEKYKPSVKNDDSFSQF; the protein is encoded by the coding sequence ATGAAACGAGTCGGTACATTTCCTAAAAAATCTGTAATCCAAGACCAATATCAAGTTCAGATTTACTTAGGTGAACATGATTGTTGTGAAGTGTATCGAGTCGTGGATTTAAACTCTCATGAGCTTAAGCTGATGAAAGTTATTCAAAATAATTTTCTAGCCAATATTGATATTGATTTATTAAAAGAAAATTTGTATCAAGCATCTTTGTTCGTACATCCAAATTTGATGATACAGTCTGAATTAAAAAACTTTATAAGTGATGGGGTTAAGTATTATTACTTTTTAAATGATTATCTTAAAGGCGAATCACTTGAAAATTTAGCAGAGCGAAAATTAAAACTCACAGTTACGGAAAGTTTAGATATTTTATTACCGATTTTAGAGGCATTGGAATATTTGGGCCATCACAAGAAGATTCACAAATTCATAGATCCGAGTTATATATACTTGGATTACAGCTCAGAAAAAAAACAAAGTTTTTTATGTTTGGTTAAAGTAAATCAATTTTTTGATGGTTCAAAGAAAAGTATAGCTTTAGCATATCAATCCAGTGCCAATAATATTAAAGAATGTGATGCAGAAGGTGATCTTTTTGCATGGATGGTCGTTTTATACAAGTGTATTACTGGTGTGCATCCTTGGAATTATGATATTGACTGGGAAGAGCAAACAGCTAATATTATAAAAAAACGGATAGTGATACATCGTATGAGTTATCCATCTACGCCTTTATCTTTTTATAAAAAAATATATGAAAAAGCGGATGATATATTTGGTTGTATTTTAGATGGCGACCAAATAAAAGCAAAACTAAGTATAAATGCTCTTAAATCCAATTTGCTGACAGTATTTGATTCATCTTGGAACGATTGGGACTCCAAAGCACATAAGAATCTTACATTAGAAAAGAATTCGAAAAAATCTAATGAAAATAATACATCTAGAAAAGGCTTAGAAAAAGTTGCAGGTATGAGTGACCTGAAAAAACAATTGGATGTGGATGTTATACAATCGCTAAGGCAAATTGAAAAATATCAAAAATATGGTATTGAGCCATTAAATGGGATACTGTTATATGGTCCACCTGGTTGTGGTAAGACATTTATTGCGAGATGTTTAGCTGAAGAAATAGGTTATTCATATTTTGAAATAAAACCTTCAGATTTAGCTAGTGTTTATATACACGGAACTCAAGAAAAAATTGCAAAATTATTCAAGGAAGCTGAACAGGAAAAACCTTCATTAATTTTTATTGATGAGATAGATGCTGTGTTACCAAATAGGAATGAGGGTAATTTGAATCACCATCATCTAAGTGAGGTCAATGAATTTTTAGCGCAAATTTCAAATTGTAATGAGAAAGGAATTATTATTATTGGAGCAACAAATCGACCTAAAGCGATAGACTCAGCAATGTTAAGAACAGGTCGATTAGAAAAACATATTTATATAGGTTTCCCGGACTTTAATGCTCGTCTAGATATGCTAAAACAGTATATCGAAAATAGACCATTTTCTGAGGATTTAGATCTTTTTAATGTAGCTATTTTAACGGTTGGTTACACTTCTAGTGATCTTAAATATATAGTAAATGAGACTGCTAAAATGGCATTGAAAAAAGATAGCAAAATTACGGATGAATTTTTTAAAGAGGTTATTGAAAAGTATAAACCATCTGTAAAAAATGATGATAGTTTCAGTCAGTTTTAA
- a CDS encoding Hsp70 family protein yields MRQKIDYGIDLGTTNSAIARMEDGEALIYKSDDNQMDTTSSIVAFNKKQTLFVGLSAKNALDKEATSNFKNRKQVDPNGYQEFKRTMGTDHEYNFSNMQRSYTSEELSAEVLKKLKGYIRDEDINSAVITVPAMFRQSQLDATQRAAELAGLKYCELLQEPIAASIAYGMKVNNTNGYWLVFDFGGGTFDAALMHVDEGIMKVVDTEGDNHLGGKNLDNAIVDQLLIPELEKQCELSDTLENESTKKLLQEALKKYAEQTKISLSSKEKIKCDIDDLGDDDDGEEILADFVISLEQYEKVVSPIFQRAINIVKDVLKRNNLSGRDLESLILVGGPTFQQTLRRMLKEQITEKVDTSIDPMTAVAKGAALFASTKDIPRDLQKRDSSKAQLSLKYPETTVETHENLGIRINRDQSTANLPDTFTLEIIRGDSGWSSGKVIVEGDVEIIELMLNEGKTNQFNIKLSGPDGSNIPCEPSSITIIQGMKIANATLPYSVGIEVYDTVDNKQGVYPLAGLEKNKTLPAKGKGSFKTMKDIRPGVKEDQLLIPIYELSRGNAGSRAILNTFFGKFAITGQDISGFLPAGSEVEVTLNIDASRRGKLSVYLPSLDESFDIVIEPTIEKDVKKEELQKEIVQAKATAQRLANEGNSVAEKQLEQLDEVEQVLNYRGHERSSKEEVKAKLQESLIELDKQEEAGEWPKVKQELQDTLNDLIMQNKRYGNTQTNRLVEESEEHVRKVMAAKDIQSAKKLEGQLSSMAFELQGQDISFWVGAIYYLDESFDEIKWTNRTEAYRGVQNLKQLLNMNPNKDRLEQAVWEVVQLMSPESKAAMQNVNNDLLRR; encoded by the coding sequence ATGCGTCAAAAAATTGATTACGGTATTGATTTAGGAACGACAAATTCAGCAATTGCTCGTATGGAGGATGGTGAAGCATTAATATATAAAAGTGATGATAATCAGATGGATACTACTTCATCTATCGTTGCATTCAATAAAAAACAAACCCTTTTTGTAGGATTGAGTGCAAAAAATGCTTTAGATAAAGAAGCGACTTCTAATTTCAAAAATCGTAAGCAAGTAGATCCAAATGGTTACCAAGAATTTAAAAGAACCATGGGGACAGACCACGAATATAATTTTTCAAATATGCAACGGTCTTATACTTCCGAGGAATTGTCTGCTGAGGTCTTGAAAAAACTGAAAGGTTATATTCGTGATGAGGATATAAATTCTGCAGTAATTACTGTACCTGCAATGTTTAGGCAGAGTCAGTTAGATGCAACACAACGTGCAGCTGAGTTGGCTGGTCTAAAATATTGTGAGTTATTACAAGAGCCAATTGCAGCTTCAATTGCTTATGGAATGAAAGTTAATAATACTAATGGGTATTGGTTGGTCTTCGACTTCGGTGGAGGAACCTTTGATGCGGCATTAATGCATGTTGACGAAGGCATTATGAAAGTCGTGGATACTGAAGGAGATAACCATCTTGGCGGTAAAAATTTAGATAATGCAATTGTCGATCAGTTATTAATTCCAGAATTAGAAAAACAATGTGAATTAAGTGATACGCTTGAAAATGAAAGTACTAAAAAACTCCTTCAAGAAGCATTAAAAAAATATGCGGAACAAACTAAAATTTCATTATCTTCTAAAGAAAAAATAAAATGTGATATTGATGATTTAGGTGATGATGATGATGGGGAAGAAATTTTAGCTGACTTTGTAATTAGCTTAGAGCAGTATGAAAAAGTGGTTAGTCCAATTTTTCAACGTGCCATTAATATTGTTAAAGATGTATTAAAACGTAATAATTTAAGTGGCCGTGATCTAGAGTCACTCATCCTTGTTGGAGGCCCAACCTTCCAACAGACTTTGCGTCGAATGTTAAAAGAGCAAATTACAGAAAAGGTTGATACAAGTATTGACCCGATGACAGCAGTGGCAAAAGGTGCTGCATTATTTGCCTCTACAAAAGATATTCCAAGAGATCTACAAAAACGTGATAGTTCAAAAGCACAATTAAGCCTGAAATATCCGGAAACCACTGTAGAAACGCATGAAAATTTAGGTATTCGCATTAATCGTGATCAGTCTACAGCTAATTTACCGGATACGTTTACTTTAGAAATTATTCGTGGTGATAGTGGTTGGTCTTCTGGGAAAGTGATCGTTGAAGGTGATGTAGAAATTATAGAACTCATGTTAAATGAGGGTAAGACCAACCAATTTAACATTAAATTATCTGGACCTGATGGTTCAAATATACCGTGTGAACCAAGTTCAATTACCATCATTCAAGGGATGAAAATTGCTAATGCAACTCTACCTTATAGTGTTGGGATTGAAGTCTATGACACAGTGGATAACAAACAGGGTGTTTATCCACTTGCAGGATTAGAAAAAAATAAAACGTTACCTGCTAAGGGTAAAGGTTCTTTCAAGACCATGAAAGATATTCGACCTGGTGTTAAGGAAGATCAACTTTTGATACCAATTTATGAATTGAGTCGAGGGAATGCAGGATCTAGAGCAATTTTAAATACATTCTTCGGTAAATTTGCTATCACGGGTCAAGATATTTCAGGTTTTCTTCCTGCGGGTAGTGAGGTGGAAGTAACCTTAAATATTGATGCTTCACGCCGAGGAAAATTATCGGTTTACCTTCCGTCATTAGATGAAAGTTTTGATATTGTGATTGAGCCGACAATTGAAAAAGACGTGAAGAAAGAAGAATTACAGAAAGAGATTGTTCAGGCAAAAGCAACAGCACAACGCCTTGCAAATGAAGGTAACAGTGTTGCAGAGAAACAGCTCGAACAGTTAGATGAAGTAGAACAAGTTCTGAATTATCGTGGTCATGAACGCTCAAGTAAGGAAGAAGTGAAAGCTAAACTTCAAGAGTCTTTGATTGAGTTAGATAAGCAAGAAGAAGCTGGCGAGTGGCCAAAAGTAAAGCAAGAGCTTCAAGATACGCTTAATGACCTAATCATGCAAAATAAGCGTTACGGTAATACTCAGACGAATCGTCTTGTTGAAGAGTCTGAAGAGCATGTCCGTAAAGTGATGGCTGCCAAAGATATTCAATCTGCAAAGAAGTTAGAGGGTCAATTGTCTTCTATGGCATTTGAGCTACAAGGACAAGATATTAGTTTCTGGGTAGGTGCTATCTATTATCTCGATGAAAGTTTTGATGAAATTAAATGGACAAACCGTACAGAAGCATATCGTGGTGTACAAAACCTCAAACAATTGCTTAATATGAATCCTAATAAAGATCGTCTTGAGCAGGCTGTCTGGGAAGTTGTGCAATTGATGAGCCCTGAAAGTAAAGCAGCTATGCAAAATGTTAATAATGACCTATTGAGACGTTAA